In Streptomyces violaceusniger Tu 4113, one DNA window encodes the following:
- a CDS encoding purple acid phosphatase family protein, giving the protein MDTPRFGVPERLAQRMTMAEQHEYLRARLSRRRVLRGGAATAGTVAGAGLLGGAACAADAKPAPAASPKPGAATVDGALVAPFGRHLAFGADPRTQMRISWQVPFAVRKPYVRIGTSPLELTRKVEAEVRSLHTPSLSDKLPAVEQFYLHAAVDDLRPGTTYYYGVGHADRDPAEPRHFSSVGTFRTAPEKPGKFVFTAFGDQGVSYDALANDQLILGQNPSFHLHAGDLCYADTTGHGKKTDLYDARVWDSFLAQTDSVAASVPWMVTTGNHDMEAWYSPDGYGGQLARWSLPDNGPDPRKAPGVYSFVYGNVGVVALDANDVSYEITANKGYTDGAQTRWLDRRLGQLRKRPGIDFLVVFFHHCAYSTTSAHASDGGVRDTWVPLLEKHQVDLVINGHNHVYERTDAIRGGKVARRVPIGGSADAVRDGIVYVTAGGAGAKLYEFPVPDSYERHIKDLDEVKTYHWTKDGEKNRDSADWSRIRYTGFSFLAVEVEPGPRPRLTVTALAESGERVDRFEVTRPRRQ; this is encoded by the coding sequence ATGGACACACCACGGTTCGGCGTACCGGAGCGGCTCGCCCAGCGGATGACCATGGCGGAGCAGCATGAGTATCTGCGGGCCCGGCTCTCCCGGCGCCGGGTGCTGCGCGGAGGCGCCGCCACCGCGGGGACGGTCGCGGGGGCGGGGCTGCTGGGCGGGGCGGCGTGCGCCGCCGACGCCAAGCCTGCGCCGGCCGCGAGCCCGAAGCCGGGGGCCGCCACGGTGGACGGCGCGCTGGTCGCCCCGTTCGGCCGTCATCTGGCCTTCGGCGCCGATCCGCGGACGCAGATGCGGATCTCCTGGCAGGTGCCGTTCGCCGTGCGGAAGCCGTATGTGCGGATCGGCACGAGCCCGCTGGAGCTCACACGCAAGGTCGAGGCCGAGGTCCGCTCCCTGCACACCCCGTCGCTGAGCGACAAGCTGCCCGCGGTCGAGCAGTTCTATCTGCACGCCGCGGTGGACGATCTGCGCCCCGGGACCACCTATTACTACGGCGTCGGTCACGCGGACCGCGACCCGGCCGAGCCGCGGCACTTCTCGTCCGTGGGCACCTTCCGCACCGCGCCGGAGAAGCCCGGGAAGTTCGTCTTCACCGCCTTCGGCGACCAGGGGGTGAGCTATGACGCACTCGCCAACGACCAACTGATCCTTGGCCAGAACCCGTCGTTCCATCTGCACGCCGGGGACCTGTGCTACGCGGACACCACCGGCCACGGGAAGAAGACCGACCTGTACGACGCCCGGGTCTGGGACTCCTTCCTCGCCCAGACCGACTCGGTCGCGGCGAGCGTGCCGTGGATGGTGACGACCGGCAACCACGACATGGAGGCGTGGTACTCCCCCGACGGCTACGGCGGCCAGCTCGCCCGCTGGTCCCTGCCGGACAACGGCCCGGACCCGCGCAAGGCGCCCGGCGTCTACTCGTTCGTCTACGGGAACGTGGGCGTGGTCGCGCTGGACGCCAATGACGTCTCCTACGAGATCACCGCCAACAAGGGGTACACCGACGGCGCGCAGACCCGCTGGCTGGACCGGCGCCTGGGGCAGTTGCGCAAGCGGCCCGGCATCGACTTCCTGGTGGTCTTCTTCCACCACTGCGCCTACTCCACCACCAGCGCCCACGCCTCGGACGGCGGGGTACGCGACACCTGGGTGCCGCTGCTCGAGAAGCACCAGGTGGACCTGGTCATCAACGGCCACAACCACGTCTACGAGCGGACCGACGCGATCCGGGGCGGCAAGGTCGCCCGCCGGGTCCCCATCGGGGGAAGCGCCGACGCGGTGCGCGACGGGATCGTCTATGTGACGGCGGGCGGGGCGGGCGCGAAGCTCTACGAGTTCCCGGTGCCCGACAGCTACGAGCGGCACATCAAGGACCTCGACGAGGTGAAGACCTACCACTGGACGAAGGACGGGGAGAAGAACCGGGACAGCGCGGACTGGTCCCGGATCCGCTACACCGGCTTCTCCTTCCTCGCCGTGGAGGTGGAGCCGGGCCCCCGCCCCCGCCTCACGGTCACGGCCCTGGCGGAGTCGGGCGAGCGGGTGGATCGCTTCGAGGTCACCCGGCCCCGGCGTCAGTGA
- a CDS encoding branched-chain amino acid aminotransferase has product MTTPTIELKPSSHPLPAAEREKILANPGFGRHFTDHMVTIKWTEGRGWHEAQLVPYAPLSIDPANMTLHYAQTIFEGLKAYRRPDGSVATFRPEQNAERFQASARRIAMPELPVQTFIEACDALVTQDKEWVPGHGEQSLYLRPFMFATEVGLGVRPSNEYLFVVIASPAGAYFPGGVQPVSVWLSEEYVRAAPGGTGAAKAGGNYAASLVAQAQAAEQGCDQVVWLDAIERRWIEEMGGMNLYFVYGDRIVTPELSGSLLPGITRASLLRIAADLGYEVSEGRISVDDWRQGNADGTLTEVFACGTAAVITPVGSVKSARANWTVADGEPGEVTMRLRKALLDIQTGVAPDPHGWMHPLG; this is encoded by the coding sequence ATGACGACGCCCACGATCGAGCTCAAGCCCTCGTCCCACCCCCTCCCCGCCGCCGAGCGGGAGAAGATCCTGGCCAACCCCGGATTCGGCCGCCACTTCACCGATCACATGGTGACCATCAAGTGGACCGAGGGCCGCGGCTGGCACGAGGCCCAGCTCGTGCCGTACGCCCCGCTCTCGATCGATCCGGCGAACATGACGCTGCACTACGCCCAGACCATCTTCGAGGGGCTCAAGGCGTACCGCCGCCCCGACGGGTCCGTGGCCACGTTCCGCCCCGAGCAGAACGCCGAGCGGTTCCAGGCGTCCGCGCGCCGCATCGCCATGCCCGAGCTCCCCGTCCAGACCTTCATCGAGGCGTGTGACGCGCTGGTCACCCAGGACAAGGAGTGGGTGCCGGGCCACGGAGAGCAGTCCCTCTACCTGCGGCCCTTCATGTTCGCCACCGAGGTCGGGCTGGGTGTCCGGCCCTCGAACGAGTACCTCTTCGTGGTGATCGCCTCCCCGGCCGGGGCCTACTTCCCCGGCGGGGTGCAGCCGGTCTCGGTCTGGCTCTCGGAGGAGTACGTCCGCGCCGCGCCCGGCGGCACCGGCGCGGCCAAGGCGGGCGGCAACTACGCGGCCTCCCTCGTCGCCCAGGCCCAGGCCGCCGAGCAGGGCTGTGACCAGGTGGTCTGGCTGGACGCGATCGAGCGCCGCTGGATCGAGGAGATGGGCGGGATGAACCTGTACTTCGTGTACGGGGACCGCATCGTGACCCCCGAGCTGTCCGGTTCGCTGCTGCCGGGGATCACCCGCGCCTCGCTGCTGCGGATCGCCGCCGACCTCGGCTACGAGGTCTCCGAGGGCCGGATCTCGGTCGACGACTGGCGCCAGGGCAACGCCGACGGGACCCTCACCGAGGTCTTCGCCTGCGGTACGGCGGCCGTGATCACCCCGGTCGGCTCGGTCAAGTCCGCCCGGGCGAACTGGACGGTGGCCGACGGTGAGCCGGGCGAGGTGACGATGCGGCTGCGCAAGGCGCTGCTGGACATCCAGACCGGTGTCGCCCCGGACCCGCATGGCTGGATGCACCCCCTGGGCTGA
- a CDS encoding 3-isopropylmalate dehydrogenase: protein MSRSIRLAVIPGDGIGQEVVAQGLKVLSAALPQDVKLETRSYDLGAQHWHATGETLPDADLESLKNHDAILLGAIGDPSVPSGVLERGLLLKLRFAFDHYVNLRPSKLFPNTPTPLAGRPDIDFVVVREGTEGPYVGNGGSLRTGTPAEVATEVSLNTAYGVERVVRDAYERADARPRKKLTLVHKNNVLVHAGHLWKNIFDRVGQEYPEVTTDYLHVDAATIFFVTQPERFDVIVTDNLFGDILTDLAAAVTGGIGLAASGNINPSGAFPSMFEPVHGSAPDIAGTGKADPTATVLSVALLLSHLGYGDEAARIEAAVAEDLAGRDAAAPRTTDEIGDALAARVSG from the coding sequence ATGTCTCGCAGCATTCGCCTCGCAGTGATCCCCGGTGACGGTATCGGCCAGGAAGTCGTGGCCCAGGGCCTGAAGGTCCTCTCCGCCGCCCTTCCCCAGGACGTGAAGCTGGAGACCCGGAGTTACGACCTCGGCGCCCAGCACTGGCACGCCACCGGCGAGACCCTGCCGGACGCGGACCTGGAGTCGCTGAAGAACCACGACGCGATCCTGCTCGGCGCCATCGGCGACCCGTCGGTGCCCTCGGGCGTGCTGGAGCGCGGGCTGCTGCTCAAGCTGCGCTTCGCCTTCGACCACTACGTCAACCTGCGTCCGTCGAAGCTCTTCCCGAACACCCCGACCCCGCTGGCCGGCCGCCCCGACATCGACTTCGTGGTCGTCCGCGAGGGCACCGAGGGCCCGTACGTGGGCAACGGCGGCTCGCTGCGCACCGGCACCCCGGCCGAGGTCGCCACCGAGGTCAGCCTCAACACCGCCTACGGCGTCGAGCGCGTGGTCCGGGACGCCTACGAGCGGGCCGACGCCCGGCCGCGCAAGAAGCTGACCCTCGTGCACAAGAACAACGTCCTGGTGCACGCCGGCCACCTGTGGAAGAACATCTTCGACCGGGTCGGCCAGGAGTACCCCGAGGTCACCACCGACTATCTGCACGTCGACGCCGCGACGATCTTTTTCGTCACCCAGCCGGAGCGGTTCGACGTGATCGTCACGGACAACCTTTTCGGTGACATCCTCACCGACCTCGCCGCCGCCGTCACCGGCGGCATCGGGCTCGCCGCGAGCGGCAACATCAACCCCTCCGGCGCCTTCCCGTCGATGTTCGAGCCGGTCCACGGCTCCGCGCCGGACATCGCGGGCACCGGCAAGGCCGACCCGACGGCGACCGTCCTGTCGGTGGCCCTGCTCCTGTCGCACCTCGGCTACGGGGACGAGGCGGCCCGTATCGAGGCCGCCGTCGCCGAGGACCTCGCCGGGCGGGACGCGGCCGCGCCGCGCACCACCGACGAGATCGGCGACGCGCTCGCCGCCCGAGTATCCGGCTGA